One stretch of Armigeres subalbatus isolate Guangzhou_Male chromosome 2, GZ_Asu_2, whole genome shotgun sequence DNA includes these proteins:
- the LOC134209799 gene encoding uncharacterized protein LOC134209799 gives MEADWMFSSDSSDDELEIMGLMMQQAQAMMDESESGKDRRARRANIDRSAEEGAKRLVADYFSDNATYSDTQFRRRFRMARALFLRIVKDVEAKNQYFVQKADATGKQGLTALQKCTAAMRQLAYGCPADAVDEYLRLSETTARNCLLEFCRTVVRVYEAEYLRTPNEEDMRRLLDEGSRRGAPPINFEVNGRTYTKGYYLADGIYPPLSTLVQTIPSPFGQKRKYFAKLQEAVRKDVERAFGVLTIRFAILKNPARLWHKEDLATIMRSCIILHNMTIEYQRDDTSESETEFWINDGTLNMGVGDASFTAFLERYEQVHNVTLHNQLQEDLIEHLWKLKGDEE, from the exons ATGGAAGCAGATTGGATGTTTTCTTCGGATTCCAGTGACGATGAGCTGGAAATCATGGGCCTGATGATGCAACAAGCACAGGCGATGATGGATGAGTCCGAAAGTGGAAAAGATAGACGTGCCAGGCGAGCCAACATCGACCGGTCTGCGGAGGAAGGAGCTAAGCGTCTGGTTGCTGATTATTTTTCGGACAATGCAACCTACAGCGACACCCAATTTCGGCGGCGGTTCCGGATGGCCCGGGCGTTATTTTTGCGGATTGTGAAGGACGTTGAAGCGAAAAATCAATACTTTGTCCAAAAAGCTGATGCAACGGGCAAGCAAGGATTGACCGCGCTGCAGAAATGCACCGCAGCTATGCGCCAGTTGGCGTACGGATGCCCCGCCGATGCAGTTGATGAATATTTGCGGCTATCGGAGACAACGGCTCGCAATTGTTTATTAGAGTTTTGCCGTACGGTTGTCCGAGTGTATGAGGCAGAGTATTTGCGAACCCCGAATGAAGAAGATATGCGCCGTTTGTTGGACGAAGGCTCCCGAAGAGG AGCTCCTCCTATAAACTTCGAAGTTAACGGAAGAACCTACACCAAAGGCTATTACTTGGCGGATGGGATTTATCCACCCCTGTCGACGTTGGTCCAGACAATCCCGTCTCCATTTGGTCAGAAAAGGAAG TACTTTGCCAAACTTCAAGAAGCAGTTAGAAAAGACGTGGAACGTGCTTTTGGGGTACTAACGATACGATTCGCCATTCTGAAAAATCCTGCTAGACTTTGGCATAAAGAGGATCTAGCAACAATCATGCGTTCTTGCATTATATTGCATAATATGACCATTGAATATCAGCGTGATGATACGAGCGAGTCTGAAACAGAATTCTGGATCAACGATGGAACATTGAACATGGGTGTAGGTGATGCAAGTTTTACGGCTTTCCTTGAACGCTATGAACAAGTTCATAACGTAACGTTGCATAATCAGTTACAGGAAGACTTGATTGAGCATTTGTGGAAATTGAAAGGGGATGAGGAATAA